A window from Schistocerca gregaria isolate iqSchGreg1 chromosome 8, iqSchGreg1.2, whole genome shotgun sequence encodes these proteins:
- the LOC126283961 gene encoding aquaporin AQPAn.G-like isoform X5 encodes MPLALKAAFGRDPDTGSLFGKLSPRRMLVVFCAELLGTALLLFMGCMGTVTGVSDAPSSPLQISIAFGMTVASIIQVIGHISVAHINPSVTLCAVLRGDLNVAAAFLYFVAQNIGAILGFGLLLSVTPSSAVCECTTVPAKSLSALQSVLVEAGMTAVLILLCHGVWDARNARNTDSTPLKFGFLVAAVSMVSGPYTGGSMNPARTLGPAVWRGEWTQHWVYWVGPLLGSAVASLLYLTLFDAKPAASTASRNRRGVEDGAAGTAGTEKAESIPLN; translated from the exons CGCTGAAGGCGGCGTTCGGGCGGGACCCCGACACGGGCTCGCTGTTCGGCAAGCTATCGCCGCGCCGCATGCTGGTCGTGTTCTGCGCCGAGCTGCTGGGCACCGCGCTCCTGCTCTTCATGGGCTGCATGGGCACCGTCACCGGAGTCTCCGACGCGCCCTCCAGCCCGCTGCAGATTTCCATCGCCTTCGGCATGACCGTCGCCTCCATCATTCAG GTCATCGGGCACATATCGGTGGCGCACATCAACCCGTCGGTAACGCTGTGCGCCGTGCTGCGTGGTGACCTCAACGTGGCGGCGGCATTCCTCTACTTCGTGGCGCAGAACATCGGCGCCATCCTCGGCTTCGGCCTGCTACTG TCGGTGACGCCATCCTCGGCGGTGTGTGAGTGCACGACGGTGCCGGCGAAGTCGCTGTCGGCGCTGCAGTCGGTGCTGGTGGAGGCCGGCATGACGGCGGTGCTCATCTTGCTGTGCCACGGCGTCTGGGACGCGCGCAACGCCCGCAACACCGACTCCACGCCCCTCAAGTTCGGCTTCCTCGTCGCCGCCGTCTCCATGGTATCG GGTCCGTACACAGGTGGCAGCATGAACCCAGCTAGAACACTGGGACCAGCCGTATGGAGAGGGGAATGGACGCAACATTGG GTGTACTGGGTGGGACCGCTGCTGGGATCTGCAGTCGCGTCGCTGCTCTATCTGACGCTCTTTGACGCGAAGCCCGCGGCGTCCACAGCTTCCCGCAACCGGCGCGGTGTCGAGGATGGCGCTGCAGGCACTGCAGGCACCGAGAAGGCCGAGTCCATCCCACTCAACTAG
- the LOC126283961 gene encoding aquaporin AQPAn.G-like isoform X4, whose protein sequence is MCYRALKAAFGRDPDTGSLFGKLSPRRMLVVFCAELLGTALLLFMGCMGTVTGVSDAPSSPLQISIAFGMTVASIIQVIGHISVAHINPSVTLCAVLRGDLNVAAAFLYFVAQNIGAILGFGLLLSVTPSSAVCECTTVPAKSLSALQSVLVEAGMTAVLILLCHGVWDARNARNTDSTPLKFGFLVAAVSMVSGPYTGGSMNPARTLGPAVWRGEWTQHWVYWVGPLLGSAVASLLYLTLFDAKPAASTASRNRRGVEDGAAGTAGTEKAESIPLN, encoded by the exons CGCTGAAGGCGGCGTTCGGGCGGGACCCCGACACGGGCTCGCTGTTCGGCAAGCTATCGCCGCGCCGCATGCTGGTCGTGTTCTGCGCCGAGCTGCTGGGCACCGCGCTCCTGCTCTTCATGGGCTGCATGGGCACCGTCACCGGAGTCTCCGACGCGCCCTCCAGCCCGCTGCAGATTTCCATCGCCTTCGGCATGACCGTCGCCTCCATCATTCAG GTCATCGGGCACATATCGGTGGCGCACATCAACCCGTCGGTAACGCTGTGCGCCGTGCTGCGTGGTGACCTCAACGTGGCGGCGGCATTCCTCTACTTCGTGGCGCAGAACATCGGCGCCATCCTCGGCTTCGGCCTGCTACTG TCGGTGACGCCATCCTCGGCGGTGTGTGAGTGCACGACGGTGCCGGCGAAGTCGCTGTCGGCGCTGCAGTCGGTGCTGGTGGAGGCCGGCATGACGGCGGTGCTCATCTTGCTGTGCCACGGCGTCTGGGACGCGCGCAACGCCCGCAACACCGACTCCACGCCCCTCAAGTTCGGCTTCCTCGTCGCCGCCGTCTCCATGGTATCG GGTCCGTACACAGGTGGCAGCATGAACCCAGCTAGAACACTGGGACCAGCCGTATGGAGAGGGGAATGGACGCAACATTGG GTGTACTGGGTGGGACCGCTGCTGGGATCTGCAGTCGCGTCGCTGCTCTATCTGACGCTCTTTGACGCGAAGCCCGCGGCGTCCACAGCTTCCCGCAACCGGCGCGGTGTCGAGGATGGCGCTGCAGGCACTGCAGGCACCGAGAAGGCCGAGTCCATCCCACTCAACTAG
- the LOC126283961 gene encoding aquaporin AQPAn.G-like isoform X2 — MMHKTAALKAAFGRDPDTGSLFGKLSPRRMLVVFCAELLGTALLLFMGCMGTVTGVSDAPSSPLQISIAFGMTVASIIQVIGHISVAHINPSVTLCAVLRGDLNVAAAFLYFVAQNIGAILGFGLLLSVTPSSAVCECTTVPAKSLSALQSVLVEAGMTAVLILLCHGVWDARNARNTDSTPLKFGFLVAAVSMVSGPYTGGSMNPARTLGPAVWRGEWTQHWVYWVGPLLGSAVASLLYLTLFDAKPAASTASRNRRGVEDGAAGTAGTEKAESIPLN; from the exons CGCTGAAGGCGGCGTTCGGGCGGGACCCCGACACGGGCTCGCTGTTCGGCAAGCTATCGCCGCGCCGCATGCTGGTCGTGTTCTGCGCCGAGCTGCTGGGCACCGCGCTCCTGCTCTTCATGGGCTGCATGGGCACCGTCACCGGAGTCTCCGACGCGCCCTCCAGCCCGCTGCAGATTTCCATCGCCTTCGGCATGACCGTCGCCTCCATCATTCAG GTCATCGGGCACATATCGGTGGCGCACATCAACCCGTCGGTAACGCTGTGCGCCGTGCTGCGTGGTGACCTCAACGTGGCGGCGGCATTCCTCTACTTCGTGGCGCAGAACATCGGCGCCATCCTCGGCTTCGGCCTGCTACTG TCGGTGACGCCATCCTCGGCGGTGTGTGAGTGCACGACGGTGCCGGCGAAGTCGCTGTCGGCGCTGCAGTCGGTGCTGGTGGAGGCCGGCATGACGGCGGTGCTCATCTTGCTGTGCCACGGCGTCTGGGACGCGCGCAACGCCCGCAACACCGACTCCACGCCCCTCAAGTTCGGCTTCCTCGTCGCCGCCGTCTCCATGGTATCG GGTCCGTACACAGGTGGCAGCATGAACCCAGCTAGAACACTGGGACCAGCCGTATGGAGAGGGGAATGGACGCAACATTGG GTGTACTGGGTGGGACCGCTGCTGGGATCTGCAGTCGCGTCGCTGCTCTATCTGACGCTCTTTGACGCGAAGCCCGCGGCGTCCACAGCTTCCCGCAACCGGCGCGGTGTCGAGGATGGCGCTGCAGGCACTGCAGGCACCGAGAAGGCCGAGTCCATCCCACTCAACTAG
- the LOC126283961 gene encoding aquaporin AQPAn.G-like isoform X3, with product MSFGPHHIDRQSSMEITALKAAFGRDPDTGSLFGKLSPRRMLVVFCAELLGTALLLFMGCMGTVTGVSDAPSSPLQISIAFGMTVASIIQVIGHISVAHINPSVTLCAVLRGDLNVAAAFLYFVAQNIGAILGFGLLLSVTPSSAVCECTTVPAKSLSALQSVLVEAGMTAVLILLCHGVWDARNARNTDSTPLKFGFLVAAVSMVSGPYTGGSMNPARTLGPAVWRGEWTQHWVYWVGPLLGSAVASLLYLTLFDAKPAASTASRNRRGVEDGAAGTAGTEKAESIPLN from the exons CGCTGAAGGCGGCGTTCGGGCGGGACCCCGACACGGGCTCGCTGTTCGGCAAGCTATCGCCGCGCCGCATGCTGGTCGTGTTCTGCGCCGAGCTGCTGGGCACCGCGCTCCTGCTCTTCATGGGCTGCATGGGCACCGTCACCGGAGTCTCCGACGCGCCCTCCAGCCCGCTGCAGATTTCCATCGCCTTCGGCATGACCGTCGCCTCCATCATTCAG GTCATCGGGCACATATCGGTGGCGCACATCAACCCGTCGGTAACGCTGTGCGCCGTGCTGCGTGGTGACCTCAACGTGGCGGCGGCATTCCTCTACTTCGTGGCGCAGAACATCGGCGCCATCCTCGGCTTCGGCCTGCTACTG TCGGTGACGCCATCCTCGGCGGTGTGTGAGTGCACGACGGTGCCGGCGAAGTCGCTGTCGGCGCTGCAGTCGGTGCTGGTGGAGGCCGGCATGACGGCGGTGCTCATCTTGCTGTGCCACGGCGTCTGGGACGCGCGCAACGCCCGCAACACCGACTCCACGCCCCTCAAGTTCGGCTTCCTCGTCGCCGCCGTCTCCATGGTATCG GGTCCGTACACAGGTGGCAGCATGAACCCAGCTAGAACACTGGGACCAGCCGTATGGAGAGGGGAATGGACGCAACATTGG GTGTACTGGGTGGGACCGCTGCTGGGATCTGCAGTCGCGTCGCTGCTCTATCTGACGCTCTTTGACGCGAAGCCCGCGGCGTCCACAGCTTCCCGCAACCGGCGCGGTGTCGAGGATGGCGCTGCAGGCACTGCAGGCACCGAGAAGGCCGAGTCCATCCCACTCAACTAG